The genomic DNA TGAAGCAGAGCTGGCAGTTTCTGGAGAAGGCAAACCGTACGATCGGTACGGCGAAGGACAATCAATCGCTGAGGGATAAAATGTAAGCACCGATGGACGGGAAGAGAGTTTTGGATGCcaaaatatttctttctttttttttggcagtaATGATATTCAAACGGGCACCAATCAGCGGATCGCCACAACCACCAAAGACCTCCAACGGTTAACGGTGGTTGTGCGCGGTGGCGACAAGCAGCAAAAGTTGCAGGTCGAGAAACTGACGTCCGACTTTAAGCAAGTGGTTCAGTTCTACTCCAAAAGCCAACAGGTGAGTTTTTCCTGCCGGTTTAATGCATTAGAGTCGAAATTAACGCGGCCATCCCTTTTCACGTTCGAAAATAGAGTATAGCGGCCAAGATGAAGCAGGTGTTTCTGGTGAACGCATCCCAGGCGGACGATCTGCTCGCTGCCGAAGGGTCCTCCGGCATACCTGGCACGGCCGAACAGCAACAGGAGCtgcagaagcagaagcagctTCAGCAGAGCTTACAGTTCGAGCAGGATATGCTGCTCGAGCGGGAGCAACGGTTCCGGGAGATTGAGGCGAACGTGCTCGACGTGAACCATATCATGCGGGAGCTAAGCAATCTCACGTCCCAGCAGAGTGAAGTGATTGGTGAGGTGGCGGTCCATTCAATCCCTTGTCATCCTACTGATTTCCCATCTTTTCATTTTGTAGACACAATAGAAAACTCGATCGGCCGGACGGTGGACAACGTGGAGAGCGGCGCAGAAGAGCTGGTAAAGGCGGCCGAGTATCAGAACCGATACCGGCGCAAGGTGTTGATATTGCTGATCGTCGCTGTGATACTGGGGCTCGTAGTGACCGGCATTATTGTGTCGAAGCTGAAGAGCTAAGAAGCCCTCTTTCttcgtgagagagagagctcgtTTTTTTGCCTATTTTTAAACCATCCACCATTCATGTGCAGCGGTTCGATCAATTTTATCAATTGCGATTGTTGTCTCTAGCGATCTTTCTTCTTTGGGGCGTATGATGTTTTTAAagtgtttccccccccccccactcgcTGTACAACCATCTAAGATgctataattattattattattattaatattatcaCAATTCTGTTCACATTTTGGAAGTTAACCTAGACATCTAGTTAAGAGCGAACGCGATCGGTGATCGGCTAGGGACAGTAATTATTCCTTGTGCGTATGCGCAAACGGCACACGCGTACACAGTGGTGACCGTTTGGTCACCGTGGTTAGTAGCATCCAATATACATACCAAACGGACGGTGGTTTCGAACGTTCAACAATAACTTCAATACAGTGGATACGATTACATCTATAACGCCTCCTCACTGGGTATTAGCGTGTACCGGTTAATGTTTGAATCTCGTGAACTGTACTTTTGTAAGTGACCACAAGGGACAGTTTTCCTCTCCGAtcctcacacatacacgtacaTACATCCGAATGCAGTTGATGATGAGGAGAGCGAGCACTACCAGAATCCCAGCGAGCTGAAGTATGTTTAGCGGGGATAAATAAATTTACCCATTCCCTATCTCTTAATTGAAACTGGTCGCATTTTATTGGGGCGAGGTTCCGTTATCATGTCCATGGCATCAGGCGGATGAAAAACTCTCTGAATATCTTGCTTCCCGGCTGGGCATTTATACTGATGACTTAGGAAATAAAGAAACCATATAACAAAAATAGAGCCACCAGGTTCCAAATAGCTGTAACGCAGCTTAACGGCATCTCAGTTATGGTCATCGTGAATATACATTTTCAGCTTCTATTGAGACCGTGAAGAACATTCTATCATTCGTCTTGGCTACCGAATATGGATGGAATAAGCGGCTTAGTATGGCTATTTGGTAACAGTTTGAAGTCTATTCGAATGTCTTTATTTATGTCATTGGACTTGTTCATGAATTTGTCTTcaatttcagtttttgtttttttgtcgaaATGGGAAGATGTTATTGAACTTGATGCAGTTATAACCGAGCTGATGGATATGACCAATTAATTCCAACCTCTTTGCTTGATT from Anopheles stephensi strain Indian chromosome 2, UCI_ANSTEP_V1.0, whole genome shotgun sequence includes the following:
- the LOC118505956 gene encoding syntaxin-7 translates to MSREGLGLPRGIGQRDYGAMSSTTAGTTSDGNFGGFSPTEFISLSESIAANTIFVKQSWQFLEKANRTIGTAKDNQSLRDKINDIQTGTNQRIATTTKDLQRLTVVVRGGDKQQKLQVEKLTSDFKQVVQFYSKSQQSIAAKMKQVFLVNASQADDLLAAEGSSGIPGTAEQQQELQKQKQLQQSLQFEQDMLLEREQRFREIEANVLDVNHIMRELSNLTSQQSEVIDTIENSIGRTVDNVESGAEELVKAAEYQNRYRRKVLILLIVAVILGLVVTGIIVSKLKS